Proteins co-encoded in one Kribbella solani genomic window:
- a CDS encoding Fic family protein, producing the protein MARVELHRWPGHPDGFTRAERLGGSYELYFPDPLTGRAFDLSDDVLAVLEDAAGDLARLDATAAVLTNSEALARPLLRAEAVGSSHIEGLVVGARRLLKADVLRDRARDVTAEEVLGAVDAMTWVTESVQAGDKLEVGHVLEAHRQLMAQSPNPEYGGEIRYLQNWIGGRSPAEAYYVPPPAQLVPELLADLMTFVRESPLPVLAKTAIAHAQFETIHPFADGNGRTGRALIHLILRAEGLVSRTVPPVSLALATHAAEYVNALTTFRYVGRATTAKARAAANPWLRMFAMACTQATAEAARFEQNATELKEAWRERADPVRAGSATERLIEALPAAPVLTLAAAARLIDRSQQAANQALTRLVEARVLREVTDGRRNRVYEAPELIDAFTLLERRFASPAADTRISPPIRPVPARPGPTRG; encoded by the coding sequence ATGGCGCGTGTTGAGTTGCACCGGTGGCCCGGGCATCCGGACGGGTTCACTCGCGCGGAGCGGCTCGGCGGGTCGTACGAGCTGTACTTTCCCGACCCGTTGACCGGCCGCGCGTTCGACCTGAGCGACGACGTGCTCGCCGTACTGGAGGACGCCGCCGGAGATCTCGCCCGCCTGGACGCGACGGCGGCCGTACTGACGAACAGCGAGGCGCTGGCCCGCCCCCTGCTCCGGGCCGAGGCGGTCGGGTCGTCGCACATCGAAGGGCTCGTCGTCGGCGCGCGACGGTTGCTGAAGGCCGACGTACTCCGCGATCGGGCCCGCGACGTCACCGCCGAGGAAGTGCTCGGCGCGGTCGACGCGATGACCTGGGTGACCGAATCCGTCCAGGCCGGCGACAAACTGGAGGTCGGCCACGTACTCGAGGCGCACCGGCAACTGATGGCGCAGTCGCCGAACCCGGAGTACGGCGGCGAGATCCGCTACCTGCAGAACTGGATCGGCGGCCGCTCCCCCGCCGAGGCGTACTACGTGCCGCCGCCCGCGCAACTCGTGCCCGAACTGCTCGCCGATCTGATGACGTTCGTCCGCGAGTCGCCGCTGCCCGTGCTGGCCAAGACGGCGATCGCGCACGCGCAGTTCGAGACCATCCATCCCTTCGCCGACGGGAACGGGCGGACCGGGCGGGCGCTGATCCACCTGATCCTGCGCGCCGAAGGCCTGGTCTCCCGGACCGTGCCGCCAGTGTCGCTCGCGCTCGCGACTCACGCCGCGGAGTACGTGAACGCGCTGACCACCTTCCGGTACGTCGGCCGCGCGACGACGGCGAAGGCGCGCGCGGCGGCCAACCCGTGGCTGCGGATGTTCGCGATGGCGTGCACGCAGGCGACCGCCGAGGCGGCCCGCTTCGAACAGAACGCGACCGAGCTCAAGGAGGCCTGGCGGGAGCGCGCCGACCCGGTCCGCGCGGGCTCGGCGACCGAGCGGCTGATCGAGGCGCTGCCGGCCGCGCCCGTGCTCACCTTGGCCGCCGCGGCGCGCCTGATCGACCGCTCGCAGCAGGCCGCGAACCAGGCCCTCACCCGCCTGGTCGAAGCCCGCGTCCTCCGCGAGGTCACCGACGGCCGCCGTAATCGGGTGTACGAGGCACCCGAGCTGATCGATGCCTTCACCTTGCTCGAACGCCGCTTCGCGAGCCCGGCCGCCGATACCCGGATTTCGCCGCCTATCAGACCTGTTCCGGCAAGGCCAGGACCGACACGCGGATAG
- a CDS encoding methyltransferase, which translates to MSLDEQTLQQVAANEADWNARAPLHAASDFYDRPAEYWFADYEWTDLGELDGRDVLHLQCHLGTETIAFAERGARTTGLDLSAASLAEARRIAADAKVAIEYVHANVYDAVDVLPGKQFDVVYTGKGALCYLPDLQQWAEVVRDLLKPGGMLYIVEFHPLLNALREVSLPGETDELILRADYLEGRGPIAHESTVTYTGDEVPGRQTSYEWRHGLGELTTTLAAAGLQITSLRESEVLPWPRWSSMRQTPDGWWRLPDEAPRIPLLFALKAQKQ; encoded by the coding sequence GTGAGCCTGGACGAGCAGACACTGCAGCAAGTAGCCGCCAACGAAGCCGACTGGAACGCCCGGGCACCACTGCATGCGGCGAGCGACTTCTACGACCGCCCGGCCGAGTACTGGTTCGCCGACTACGAGTGGACCGATCTCGGCGAGCTCGACGGTCGCGACGTACTGCATCTGCAATGTCATCTCGGCACGGAGACGATCGCCTTCGCGGAGCGCGGCGCGCGGACCACCGGGCTCGACCTGTCCGCCGCGTCCCTGGCGGAGGCACGGCGGATCGCTGCCGACGCGAAGGTGGCCATCGAGTACGTACACGCCAATGTGTACGACGCGGTGGATGTGCTTCCGGGCAAGCAGTTCGACGTCGTGTACACGGGCAAGGGCGCACTGTGCTACCTGCCGGATCTGCAGCAGTGGGCCGAGGTCGTACGCGACCTGCTCAAGCCCGGCGGGATGCTCTACATCGTGGAGTTCCACCCGTTGCTGAACGCGCTCCGCGAGGTGTCACTGCCCGGTGAGACCGACGAGTTGATCCTCCGCGCCGACTACCTGGAAGGGCGCGGACCGATCGCGCACGAGTCCACTGTCACGTACACCGGCGACGAGGTCCCCGGCCGCCAGACCAGCTACGAGTGGCGGCACGGCCTGGGCGAACTCACCACCACACTGGCGGCCGCCGGTCTCCAGATCACCAGCTTGCGTGAGTCTGAAGTCCTCCCGTGGCCGCGTTGGTCCAGCATGCGGCAGACCCCCGACGGCTGGTGGCGCCTGCCCGACGAGGCCCCGCGAATCCCACTTCTGTTCGCGCTGAAAGCCCAGAAGCAGTAG
- a CDS encoding ribonucleotide-diphosphate reductase subunit beta, producing MLHRRSRLRGLPVTTGLNEINVGASRVQVTDKAMINSRADVNQLLPLKYTWAWEKYLAACNNHWMPTEVSMQADISLWRRPSGARDGLTDDERLMLKRNLGFFATAESLVANNIVLAVYRQLSNPECRQYLLRQAFEEAVHTHTFQYICTSLGLDEGELFNMYREVPSISDKDAWALKYTQHLEDPDFRTGTPETDTAFLRDLIAFYVVFEGMWFYTGFAQILSLGRRNKMVGIAEQYQYILRDESIHLNFGIDCINQIKQENPHLWTTEFQAEVRQMLTEACELEVAYGRATLPNGMLGLTADLCEQYMHFITDRRAEQIGLNPIFGETRNPFGWMSEVMDLKKEKNFFETRVIEYQSAGGLTWD from the coding sequence CTGCTCCATCGACGATCCCGACTGCGAGGCCTGCCAGTGACCACCGGACTGAACGAGATCAACGTCGGCGCATCCCGCGTCCAGGTCACCGACAAGGCGATGATCAACTCACGCGCGGACGTGAACCAGCTGCTGCCGCTGAAGTACACCTGGGCCTGGGAGAAGTACCTGGCCGCCTGCAACAACCACTGGATGCCGACCGAGGTGTCCATGCAGGCCGACATCTCGCTGTGGCGGCGTCCATCAGGGGCTCGCGACGGGCTGACCGACGATGAGCGGCTGATGCTGAAGCGCAACCTCGGCTTCTTCGCCACCGCCGAGTCCCTGGTCGCGAACAACATCGTGCTCGCGGTGTACCGCCAGCTCAGCAACCCCGAATGCCGGCAGTACCTGCTCCGCCAGGCGTTCGAGGAGGCGGTGCACACGCACACCTTCCAGTACATCTGCACCTCGCTCGGGCTGGACGAGGGCGAGCTGTTCAACATGTACCGCGAGGTGCCGTCGATCTCCGACAAGGACGCGTGGGCGTTGAAGTACACCCAGCACCTAGAGGACCCGGACTTCCGCACCGGCACGCCGGAGACCGACACCGCGTTCCTGCGCGACCTGATCGCGTTCTACGTGGTGTTCGAGGGGATGTGGTTCTATACCGGTTTCGCCCAGATCCTGTCGCTCGGCCGGCGGAACAAGATGGTCGGCATCGCCGAGCAGTACCAGTACATCCTGCGCGACGAGTCGATCCATCTGAACTTCGGCATCGACTGCATCAACCAGATCAAGCAGGAGAACCCGCACCTGTGGACCACCGAGTTCCAGGCCGAGGTCCGGCAGATGCTGACCGAGGCCTGCGAGCTCGAGGTCGCGTACGGCCGCGCCACCCTGCCGAACGGCATGCTCGGCCTGACCGCCGACCTCTGCGAGCAGTACATGCACTTCATCACCGACCGCAGAGCGGAACAAATTGGTCTGAATCCGATTTTCGGTGAAACGCGGAACCCCTTCGGATGGATGTCAGAGGTAATGGATCTCAAGAAGGAGAAGAACTTCTTCGAGACCCGCGTGATCGAGTACCAGTCCGCCGGCGGCCTGACCTGGGACTGA
- a CDS encoding 3-methyladenine DNA glycosylase produces MTITLTSGEWSSYAASHTARVDALLSGHLERRRRREAHPVEDFLFTYYPIRPNQLRVWHPGPGVRLLDAASYSERRGYQVVDGVAALDSAEITRRTDSITWIRRLLAATLDRQPQFGCFGLHEWAMVYRTPDVRHAAWPLRLGAEGTDQVVESHKIGCSHFDAFRFFTDAARPRNTLQPTRGSQPQLEQGGCLHANMDLYKWAGKLMPFTPSALLLDCFELARDIRTLDMRASPYDLADLGYAPVRIETVEGKAEYTAAQRGFADRARPLRRQLVELCDHLLG; encoded by the coding sequence ATGACCATCACTCTCACGTCGGGCGAGTGGTCGTCGTACGCCGCCTCGCACACTGCCCGTGTGGACGCCTTGCTGTCCGGTCATCTGGAGCGCCGGCGTCGCCGGGAAGCTCATCCGGTCGAGGACTTCCTGTTCACCTACTACCCGATCCGCCCGAACCAGCTGCGCGTCTGGCATCCCGGTCCGGGCGTACGGCTGCTCGACGCGGCGTCCTACTCGGAGCGGCGCGGCTACCAGGTGGTCGATGGCGTTGCGGCACTGGACAGTGCGGAGATCACCCGTCGTACCGACAGCATCACGTGGATTCGACGACTGCTCGCTGCCACGCTCGATCGGCAACCACAGTTCGGCTGTTTCGGTTTGCACGAATGGGCGATGGTTTACCGCACGCCTGACGTACGCCACGCCGCCTGGCCGTTGCGGTTGGGAGCCGAAGGCACCGATCAGGTAGTCGAGTCGCACAAGATCGGCTGCTCGCACTTCGACGCGTTCCGCTTCTTCACGGACGCGGCGCGCCCTCGCAACACACTGCAGCCGACGCGGGGATCACAGCCGCAACTTGAGCAGGGCGGCTGTTTGCACGCGAACATGGACCTCTACAAGTGGGCCGGCAAGCTGATGCCGTTCACCCCCAGCGCGTTGCTGCTGGACTGCTTCGAGCTCGCGCGAGACATCCGTACGCTGGACATGCGCGCGTCGCCGTACGACCTCGCGGACCTGGGGTACGCGCCGGTGCGGATCGAGACTGTTGAGGGCAAGGCAGAGTACACGGCGGCGCAGCGTGGGTTCGCCGACCGCGCCCGACCACTACGCCGGCAACTCGTGGAACTCTGCGATCACCTTCTCGGCTAG
- a CDS encoding MFS transporter — protein MLFGSVLNPINSSMLAVALIPIGAAFGVPPSRTAWLVTGLYLATAVGQPVMGRLVDLFGPRPLYLIAASLVGIAGLLGALAPNLGVLIASRVLLGFGTSAAYPAAMSLIRSEADRTGMDTPAVILGSLSIANQVIAVIGPTLGGLLIGLGGWHLIFTINVPLSIICVILGSLWLPRTARVRGTGRSDRLDYPGAALFAATLVSLMLFLMRPQLSTWYLLVLALALGVAFVITQLRVAEPFIDLRVLGGNRPLILTYARQVLAYVGAYSFLYGFTQWLEESRGLNASSAGLLLLPLSLAAVLVTALTGRSALIRGKLLAGCLFLVMAAAAQLLVGPSTPIWLLAVVGVIAGVPQGLNNLANQTALYQQADPARIGSSAGLLRTCVYVGALISAAANAHFFQHGATTAGLHAMAIFLLVVSGLLVLVVVGSIEHGWTA, from the coding sequence ATGCTGTTTGGGTCGGTGCTGAATCCGATCAACTCGTCGATGCTTGCGGTGGCGTTGATCCCGATCGGAGCGGCGTTCGGCGTACCTCCTTCGCGGACCGCCTGGCTGGTCACCGGGCTGTACCTGGCGACCGCGGTCGGACAGCCGGTGATGGGTCGATTGGTAGACCTGTTCGGTCCGCGACCCCTCTATCTGATCGCCGCCTCACTAGTCGGCATCGCCGGCCTGCTCGGCGCGCTGGCACCGAACCTCGGCGTACTGATCGCCTCGCGAGTCCTCCTAGGCTTCGGCACCTCAGCGGCGTACCCAGCGGCAATGTCCTTGATCCGCAGCGAAGCCGACCGCACCGGAATGGACACGCCGGCGGTGATCCTCGGCAGCCTCTCGATCGCGAACCAGGTGATCGCGGTGATCGGCCCAACCCTCGGCGGTCTGCTGATCGGCCTCGGCGGCTGGCACCTCATCTTCACCATCAACGTGCCACTCTCGATCATCTGCGTAATCCTCGGGTCACTCTGGCTGCCCCGCACCGCGCGCGTACGCGGGACTGGCCGTTCGGATCGGCTGGACTATCCAGGCGCCGCCCTCTTCGCCGCCACGCTGGTCTCACTGATGCTCTTCCTGATGCGACCACAGCTGTCGACGTGGTACCTGCTCGTACTCGCGCTCGCGCTCGGTGTCGCGTTCGTGATCACCCAACTGCGCGTCGCCGAGCCGTTCATCGACCTCCGCGTACTGGGCGGCAACCGGCCGCTGATACTCACGTACGCCCGCCAAGTGCTCGCTTACGTCGGCGCGTACTCGTTCCTCTACGGTTTCACCCAATGGCTGGAGGAGTCGCGCGGTCTGAACGCATCCTCGGCCGGCTTGCTACTGCTGCCGCTGTCCCTCGCAGCTGTGTTGGTTACCGCATTGACCGGGCGGAGTGCACTGATCCGCGGCAAGCTACTGGCGGGCTGCCTGTTCCTGGTGATGGCTGCTGCGGCGCAACTGCTGGTTGGTCCGAGTACGCCGATCTGGTTGCTGGCTGTTGTCGGTGTGATCGCAGGCGTTCCGCAGGGCTTGAACAACCTCGCGAACCAGACCGCCTTGTACCAGCAGGCCGATCCGGCGCGGATCGGTTCGTCCGCCGGACTGCTACGTACCTGCGTGTACGTCGGCGCGCTCATCTCCGCCGCGGCGAACGCCCACTTCTTCCAGCACGGCGCGACAACAGCCGGCCTGCACGCCATGGCGATCTTCCTGCTCGTCGTATCCGGCCTGCTCGTGCTGGTGGTGGTTGGTAGCATCGAGCATGGGTGGACCGCGTGA
- a CDS encoding ribonucleoside-diphosphate reductase subunit alpha produces MTLASSPAASSSVPTDQPTELTVIRRDGSSTPFDATKISVAVTKAFLAVEGAEAGATHRVRDLVTDLTGRVVDALTSRGRHHTARRSVQVEDIQDQVELALMRAGEHQVARAYVLYREERTKARTPADPGGVTDAPVLTVRAADGSRSPLDVDRLRVVVAEAAAGLDAVDPELILNETLGACYDGIAQHEVELALVMAARSYVETEPQYSFAASRLLLDQIRREALGRVHGEPRQASQADMTEAYRTYFPAYIRTGIDAGQLDPELAAFDLDRLAAAINPDADLNFTFLGLQTLYDRYLLHLDKVRYELPQAFFLRVAMGMALREDDREARAIQFYELLSSFRFMSSTPTLFNAGTTRPQLSSCFLTTVQDDLSGIFTGIRNNALLAKYSGGLGNDWTPVRGIGAKIHGTNGESQGVVPFLKVANDTAVAVNQGGRRKGAVCAYLETWHIDVEEFLELRKNTGDERRRTHDMNTANWVPDLFLQRVEAGGDWTLFSPDEVPELHDLYGAAFAAAYAGYEAAADRGEIKVFKRIKAVELWRRMLTVLFETGHPWITFKDACNLRSPQQHDGVVHSSNLCTEITLNTTVDETAVCNLGSVNLVAHLTADGLDAELLRDTVQTAIRMLDNVIDVNFYTTPESERANQRHRPVGLGLMGFADALSALRIPYASDAAVEFADTSMEQISYHAIEASSELAAERGPYSTYEGSLWSQGILPIDSLELLHAARDGDVIIDRTTRLDWDALRVKVQRDGMRNSNVMAIAPTATISNICGVSQSIEPTYSNLFVKSNMSGEFTVANPYLVAELKARGLWDQVMVSDLKYHDGVLAGIERIPADVREQYATAFEIDPRWLVKAASRRQKWIDQAQSLNLYMAKPSGRALDELYRSAWRYGLKTTYYLRSQSATHVEKSTLKGTDGRLNAVAVTAPAAAMPAPVPVPDDLPLPEPTGAVCSIDDPDCEACQ; encoded by the coding sequence GTGACACTTGCTTCCTCACCGGCTGCGTCGTCGTCCGTGCCGACCGACCAGCCGACCGAGCTCACCGTCATCCGTCGGGACGGCAGCAGCACGCCGTTCGACGCCACCAAGATCTCCGTCGCCGTGACCAAGGCGTTCCTCGCCGTCGAGGGCGCCGAGGCCGGCGCCACCCACCGGGTCCGCGACCTGGTCACCGACCTGACCGGCCGGGTCGTCGATGCGCTGACCAGCCGCGGCCGTCACCACACCGCCCGGCGGAGCGTCCAGGTCGAGGACATCCAGGACCAGGTCGAGCTGGCGCTGATGCGAGCCGGCGAACACCAGGTCGCCCGGGCGTACGTGCTGTATCGCGAAGAGCGCACCAAGGCCCGTACGCCTGCTGATCCTGGCGGTGTCACCGATGCGCCGGTGCTGACCGTACGCGCCGCGGACGGCAGCCGGTCACCGCTGGATGTCGACCGCCTCCGGGTGGTGGTCGCGGAGGCGGCCGCCGGGCTGGACGCGGTCGACCCGGAGCTGATCCTGAACGAGACGCTCGGCGCCTGCTACGACGGCATCGCCCAGCACGAGGTCGAGCTGGCGCTGGTGATGGCCGCCCGGTCGTACGTCGAGACCGAGCCGCAGTACAGCTTCGCCGCGTCCCGGCTGCTGCTGGACCAGATCCGCCGCGAGGCACTCGGCCGCGTCCACGGCGAGCCCCGGCAGGCCAGCCAGGCCGACATGACCGAGGCGTACCGGACCTATTTCCCGGCGTACATCCGGACCGGGATCGACGCCGGGCAGCTCGACCCCGAGCTGGCCGCGTTCGACCTGGATCGGCTGGCCGCCGCGATCAACCCCGACGCCGACCTGAACTTCACCTTCCTCGGCCTGCAGACCCTCTACGACCGTTATCTGCTGCACCTGGACAAGGTTCGCTACGAGCTGCCGCAGGCGTTCTTCCTCCGAGTCGCGATGGGGATGGCCCTACGTGAGGACGACCGCGAGGCCCGAGCAATCCAGTTCTACGAGTTGCTCAGCTCGTTCCGCTTCATGTCCTCCACCCCCACCCTGTTCAACGCCGGCACCACCCGCCCACAGCTGTCGTCCTGCTTCCTCACCACCGTCCAGGACGACCTCTCCGGCATCTTCACCGGCATCCGTAACAACGCCCTCCTAGCCAAGTACTCCGGCGGCCTAGGCAACGACTGGACCCCCGTCCGCGGCATCGGCGCCAAAATCCACGGCACCAACGGCGAATCCCAAGGCGTCGTCCCCTTCCTGAAGGTGGCCAACGACACCGCCGTCGCGGTCAATCAGGGTGGCCGGCGGAAGGGCGCGGTTTGTGCGTACTTGGAGACGTGGCACATCGACGTCGAGGAGTTCCTTGAGCTGCGGAAGAACACCGGGGACGAGCGGCGGCGTACGCATGACATGAACACGGCGAACTGGGTGCCCGACCTGTTCCTGCAGCGGGTCGAGGCCGGTGGTGACTGGACGTTGTTCTCGCCGGACGAGGTGCCGGAGCTGCATGACCTGTACGGCGCGGCGTTCGCGGCGGCGTATGCCGGGTACGAGGCGGCGGCTGATCGTGGTGAGATCAAGGTGTTCAAGCGGATCAAGGCCGTTGAGCTCTGGCGGCGGATGCTGACCGTGCTGTTCGAGACCGGGCATCCATGGATCACCTTCAAGGACGCCTGCAACCTGCGTTCGCCGCAGCAGCACGACGGCGTTGTCCACTCGTCGAACCTGTGCACCGAGATCACGCTGAACACGACCGTCGACGAGACCGCCGTCTGCAACCTCGGCTCGGTCAACCTGGTCGCGCACCTCACCGCCGACGGCCTGGACGCCGAGCTGCTCCGGGACACGGTGCAGACCGCGATCCGGATGCTCGACAACGTCATCGACGTGAACTTCTACACCACCCCGGAGTCCGAGCGCGCGAACCAGCGGCACCGCCCGGTCGGCCTCGGGCTGATGGGGTTCGCGGACGCGCTGTCCGCGCTGCGGATCCCGTACGCGTCGGATGCCGCGGTCGAGTTCGCGGACACGTCGATGGAGCAGATCAGCTACCACGCGATCGAAGCATCCAGTGAGCTCGCCGCCGAGCGCGGGCCCTACTCGACGTACGAGGGATCGCTCTGGAGCCAGGGGATCCTGCCGATCGACTCGCTCGAGCTGCTGCACGCCGCGCGCGACGGTGACGTGATCATCGACCGGACGACGCGGCTGGACTGGGACGCCCTGCGCGTCAAGGTCCAGCGCGACGGCATGCGGAACTCGAACGTGATGGCGATCGCTCCGACCGCGACGATCTCCAACATCTGTGGCGTCAGCCAGTCGATCGAGCCGACGTACAGCAACCTGTTCGTGAAGTCGAACATGTCCGGTGAGTTCACCGTCGCCAACCCGTACCTGGTCGCCGAGCTGAAGGCCCGCGGGTTGTGGGACCAGGTGATGGTGTCCGACCTGAAGTACCACGACGGCGTCCTGGCCGGTATCGAGCGCATCCCGGCGGACGTCCGTGAGCAGTACGCGACCGCCTTCGAGATCGACCCGCGGTGGCTGGTGAAGGCGGCGTCGCGCCGGCAGAAGTGGATCGACCAGGCGCAGTCGCTGAACCTGTACATGGCGAAGCCGTCCGGTCGCGCGCTTGACGAGCTGTACCGGTCAGCCTGGCGGTACGGCCTCAAGACGACGTACTACCTGCGTTCCCAGTCAGCGACCCATGTGGAGAAGTCCACGCTGAAGGGCACCGACGGCCGGCTGAACGCGGTCGCCGTCACGGCCCCGGCGGCCGCGATGCCAGCGCCGGTGCCCGTACCTGATGACCTGCCGCTGCCCGAACCCACCGGAGCGGTCTGCTCCATCGACGATCCCGACTGCGAGGCCTGCCAGTGA
- a CDS encoding MarR family winged helix-turn-helix transcriptional regulator — MSERLSASAGQAASQVRVVFGRVKRRLNELAETDDLTPSQSSVLSRIDKDGPASASELAAAERIRPQSIAAILTALREADLIQRHPDPADGRRQVVSLTTSGRRRLQGDRKVRQEWLTRTLQDHCTEAERQTIIKALALLDHAIEAATPR; from the coding sequence GTGAGCGAACGGTTGTCGGCGTCGGCGGGGCAGGCGGCGTCGCAGGTGCGTGTGGTGTTCGGGCGGGTCAAGCGGCGGTTGAACGAACTGGCCGAGACCGATGACCTGACGCCGTCGCAGTCGTCGGTGCTGAGCCGGATCGACAAGGACGGGCCCGCGTCCGCGAGTGAACTGGCCGCGGCGGAGCGGATCCGGCCGCAGTCGATCGCGGCGATCCTGACCGCGCTACGGGAGGCCGATCTGATTCAACGGCATCCTGATCCGGCGGACGGTCGCCGGCAGGTCGTGTCCCTCACGACCAGCGGCCGCCGTCGCCTGCAGGGCGACCGCAAGGTCCGCCAGGAGTGGCTGACCCGAACCCTCCAAGACCACTGCACCGAAGCCGAACGCCAAACAATCATCAAGGCGCTGGCCCTTCTGGACCACGCCATCGAGGCGGCAACTCCGCGGTGA
- a CDS encoding DinB family protein, with product MSEAFDWDILHRPSAMAMVRGQLGFSWMVLSGRLARLTDEQYFWRPSSEALTVVRRHYTGRFRSLGSGEWVAQWPDEPDHRGPRTIAWLIAHLTETFFERWEWTFGPSRQGRGDITLHGNAQDAVAWLTYWVETWQQAIAALDEDEAMTVGLSQANELDASEPFGHVVLRLNRELIHHGSEIMTLQDLYAVAA from the coding sequence ATGTCGGAGGCGTTCGACTGGGACATCCTGCACCGGCCGTCGGCGATGGCGATGGTCCGTGGCCAGCTCGGGTTCAGCTGGATGGTGCTGTCCGGCCGGCTCGCCCGGTTGACCGACGAGCAGTACTTCTGGCGACCGAGCAGCGAAGCCCTGACCGTGGTCCGGCGGCACTACACCGGGCGGTTCCGGTCGCTCGGCTCCGGCGAATGGGTCGCGCAGTGGCCGGACGAGCCGGATCATCGCGGTCCACGGACGATCGCCTGGCTGATCGCTCACCTGACCGAAACCTTCTTCGAGCGCTGGGAGTGGACCTTCGGCCCGAGCCGGCAGGGCCGCGGCGACATCACCCTGCACGGCAACGCGCAGGACGCGGTCGCCTGGCTGACGTACTGGGTCGAGACCTGGCAACAGGCGATCGCCGCCCTGGACGAGGACGAGGCGATGACCGTCGGGCTCAGCCAGGCGAACGAGCTGGACGCGAGCGAACCGTTCGGCCACGTCGTGCTGCGGCTGAACCGCGAGCTGATCCACCACGGCTCCGAGATCATGACGCTCCAAGATCTCTATGCGGTCGCGGCGTGA
- the cimA gene encoding citramalate synthase — MTISDEFHVYDTTLRDGAQQEGLALSVADKIAIAQYLDELGVGFIEGGWPGAVPKDTEFFERAKTELHLRNATFAAFGATCKPGRAAADDPQVAALRESGADVVTLVAKSHDAHVERALRTSLDENLRMVTDTVSHLRANGQRVFLDTEHFFDGYRGNRAYALEVVRAAAEAGADVVALCDTNGGTLPRELQEIVRDVLESTGARLGIHCHNDAGCAVANSIAAVEAGVTHVQGTVNGYGERTGNADLLAIVANLELKRGLKLLPPGNLAESFRTAHAIAEVTNVPPSARQPYVGVSAFAHKAGLHASAIKVDPDLYQHTDPGLVGNDMRMLVSEMAGRASIELKGRELGFDLGNDRELVSRVADRVKELEARGYTFEAADASFELLLTEEVEGKRPCYFDVESWRVITESRADGEAVSESTVKLVAGGEREIVTGEGNGPVNALDHALRVAIERAYPVVNKFDLVDYKVRILDQGHGTDAVIRVLIETADGEGSWVTVGVGHNIVEASWEALVDGFTFGLLRHKEVVR, encoded by the coding sequence ATGACTATCTCGGACGAGTTCCACGTCTACGACACGACTCTGCGCGATGGCGCGCAGCAGGAGGGTCTGGCGCTGTCGGTGGCCGACAAGATCGCCATCGCGCAGTACCTGGACGAGTTGGGGGTCGGCTTCATCGAGGGTGGCTGGCCGGGCGCGGTACCCAAGGACACCGAGTTCTTCGAGCGGGCGAAGACCGAGCTGCACCTGCGGAACGCGACCTTCGCGGCCTTCGGCGCGACCTGCAAGCCGGGTAGGGCGGCCGCGGACGATCCGCAGGTCGCCGCCTTGCGGGAGTCCGGCGCCGACGTCGTCACACTGGTTGCCAAGAGCCACGATGCGCATGTGGAGCGAGCGCTCCGGACCAGCCTGGACGAGAACCTGCGGATGGTCACGGACACCGTTTCGCATCTGCGCGCGAACGGGCAGCGGGTGTTCCTGGACACCGAGCACTTCTTCGACGGGTACCGCGGGAATCGCGCGTACGCGCTCGAGGTCGTCCGAGCAGCGGCCGAGGCGGGCGCGGACGTGGTCGCGTTGTGCGACACGAACGGCGGGACGCTGCCGCGGGAACTTCAGGAGATCGTCCGGGACGTACTCGAATCCACCGGGGCCCGGCTCGGCATCCACTGTCACAACGACGCCGGCTGCGCGGTGGCGAACTCGATCGCCGCCGTCGAAGCCGGCGTCACGCATGTTCAGGGCACGGTCAACGGGTACGGCGAACGTACCGGCAACGCCGATCTGCTGGCGATCGTCGCCAACCTGGAGCTGAAGCGCGGCCTGAAACTGCTGCCGCCGGGCAACCTGGCCGAGTCGTTCCGGACCGCGCACGCGATCGCCGAGGTCACGAACGTGCCGCCGTCGGCGCGGCAGCCGTACGTCGGGGTGTCCGCGTTCGCGCACAAGGCCGGGCTGCACGCCAGCGCGATCAAGGTCGACCCCGATCTGTACCAGCACACCGATCCGGGTCTGGTCGGCAACGACATGCGGATGCTGGTGTCGGAGATGGCCGGCCGGGCGAGCATCGAGCTGAAGGGCCGCGAGCTCGGCTTCGACCTCGGCAACGACCGCGAACTGGTCAGCCGGGTCGCGGACCGGGTGAAGGAGCTGGAGGCGCGCGGGTACACGTTCGAGGCGGCGGACGCGTCGTTCGAGCTGCTGCTGACCGAGGAGGTCGAGGGCAAGCGGCCGTGCTACTTCGACGTCGAGTCGTGGCGGGTGATCACCGAGTCGCGCGCCGACGGTGAGGCGGTCTCGGAGTCGACCGTGAAACTGGTCGCGGGCGGCGAGCGGGAGATCGTCACCGGCGAGGGCAACGGCCCGGTGAACGCGCTGGACCACGCGCTGCGGGTCGCGATCGAGCGCGCGTACCCGGTGGTGAACAAGTTCGATCTGGTCGACTACAAGGTCCGCATCCTCGACCAGGGCCACGGCACCGACGCCGTGATCAGAGTGCTGATCGAGACCGCTGACGGCGAAGGCTCCTGGGTGACGGTCGGCGTCGGGCACAACATCGTCGAGGCTTCGTGGGAGGCGCTGGTCGACGGTTTCACCTTCGGTCTGCTGCGCCACAAGGAGGTCGTGCGATGA